In Trifolium pratense cultivar HEN17-A07 linkage group LG7, ARS_RC_1.1, whole genome shotgun sequence, a genomic segment contains:
- the LOC123896551 gene encoding F-box/LRR-repeat protein 2-like → MKRQRTELVYCSDLPDDCWEHVFRFVNEDGEEEEDNNRRHYLNSISLVSKQFLSISNRHKLCLRICHPTLPFLHRLLHRFTNLTTLDLSHLDVQLNDLLIQISTFPFDQLTSLNISNQSSLPAIGLQAFSSTVTSLTSLTASNLGVFDIIHDFKLISDCFPFLHQLDLSNPGKIIGCKSLLTIPFALFKLRKVNLSDHGYINDQFVFYLFKNCNFLQEAIMLGCYRITNHGIASALPHTPNLRSLFLTPSLSMSQKYPMSVTSNLIHSFTILKALTCLDLSSWCISDHFLSSIANQSLPLTRLSLGYCTGYTYTGILAFLSKCLSIQHLELQQSADFLTDHHVAELSSFLPHLVSINLSCCRKLTDSTFFALIRNCTSLTEIVMQCTGIAENTASQKNSMDSVVYPQFKSLCLAYNSSLEDDKIIMFASLFPNLQLLDLSCCYGYQA, encoded by the coding sequence ATGAAAAGGCAGAGAACAGAATTGGTGTATTGTTCAGATTTACCAGATGATTGTTGGGAACATGTGTTCAGATTTGTGAACGAAGATggcgaagaagaagaagacaacaACCGTAGGCACTACTTGAACTCAATCTCCCTGGTCTCAAAACAGTTCCTCTCTATAAGCAACCGTCACAAATTGTGTCTTAGAATATGTCATCCAACCCTCCCTTTCCTCCATCGCCTCCTCCATAGATTCACCAACCTCACCACCCTCGACCTCTCCCACTTAGATGTTCAACTCAACGATCTCCTCATCCAAATCTCTACTTTTCCTTTCGACCAACTCACATCTCTCAATATCTCCAACCAATCCTCACTTCCCGCAATTGGCTTGCAAGCTTTTTCCTCTACAGTTACATCTTTAACCTCTCTCACAGCCTCCAACTTAGGCGTTTTCGATATCATTCATGATTTCAAACTTATCTCCGATTGTTTTCCTTTCCTCCATCAACTCGATCTCAGTAACCCCGGAAAAATCATCGGCTGTAAATCTCTTCTAACAATTCCCTTTGCACTTTTCAAACTCCGCAAGGTAAATCTCTCTGATCATGGCTACATCAACGACCAGtttgttttctatttatttaagaACTGTAACTTTCTCCAAGAAGCCATCATGTTAGGCTGTTATCGCATAACTAACCATGGTATTGCTTCTGCTCTCCCTCACACACCCAACTTGAGGTCTTTATTCCTTACTCCTTCATTATCCATGTCCCAAAAATATCCAATGTCTGTTACTTCCAATTTGATTCACTCATTCACCATTTTAAAGGCATTGACTTGTCTTGATTTGTCCTCTTGGTGTATCTCCGATCACTTCCTCTCCTCTATTGCAAACCAAAGCCTTCCTTTGACCAGGCTTAGCCTCGGATATTGCACCGGCTATACTTATACCGGAATCTTAGCTTTCTTATCCAAATGTCTCTCTATACAACATTTGGAACTACAACAATCCGCCGATTTTCTCACTGATCATCATGTTGCCGAGTTGTCTTCCTTTCTTCCTCATTTGGTCTCTATAAACCTTAGTTGTTGTAGAAAGCTCACAGATTCCACCTTTTTTGCACTCATTAGGAACTGTACTTCCCTTACTGAGATCGTAATGCAATGCACGGGTATTGCAGAAAATACCGCCTCACAAAAGAACTCTATGGATTCCGTTGTTTACCCTCAATTCAAGTCTCTCTGTTTGGCTTACAATTCTTCGTTGGAAGATGATAAAATCATAATGTTTGCTTCACTTTTCCCCAATTTGCAACTTCTTGATTTGAGTTGTTGCTATGGCTATCaagcataa